A stretch of the Oxyura jamaicensis isolate SHBP4307 breed ruddy duck chromosome 4, BPBGC_Ojam_1.0, whole genome shotgun sequence genome encodes the following:
- the LRIT3 gene encoding leucine-rich repeat, immunoglobulin-like domain and transmembrane domain-containing protein 3 — MYLFFYLHLIMSFFDEACGFCPSQCTCIYHGRSDGTGTRSVLCNDPDMFEIPMNVPVDTVKLRIEKTVIRRIPTEAFYYLVDLKYLWVTYNCVANIDISSFYNLKQLHELRLDGNLLSTFPWESLAEMPNLRTLDLHNNKVTSIPADAGRYLRNLTYLDISSNRLTTLPSDLMDIWPPFSEAVSPKSTDVLSTQRVILGLQDNPWFCDCRISKLIEFSKIVDTSIVLLDPLVSCSGPENLAGILFQRAELEQCLKPSVMTSATKITSPLGSNVLLRCDATGYPTPQLTWTRSDNIPVNYTVIQETPGEGVRWSIISLTGISYKDAGEYRCKAKNLAGMSEAAVTVTVVGVVTTTASPQKYGRKQEAERQNATVGESKKGPERTTTLLLTVSTTTVPVTTERLTNARVTDKKQSRPMADGKKISKAVTNGSKKQAGEMSKKGEETKQTEEAREKGEETSLKAAAMAEQNVTVKNLRVISETDERVTLTWRTVNASSNSAVTVLYSKYGDKDMLPLSTDPSKNKITIEGLQPSTQYMACVSPKGVPPTKEQCIIFTTDRLNDESTYQFPILILASSAACVVVLPLIIFLLYKVLKLHVKPKTAKEADLAKETYVKFETLSLKPRAVNAGGELWARRYTDESERLLLCSRSSMDSQMTFKSEGSRSEYLC; from the exons ATGTATCTGTTTTTTTACTTACACCTCATAATGAGTTTTTTTGATGAAGCGTGTGGTTTTTGTCCTTCGCAATGCACTTGCATTTACCATGGCAGAAGTGATGGCACTGGAACAAG GTCTGTGCTCTGCAATGACCCTGATATGTTTGAGATTCCCATGAATGTTCCTGTGGACACTGTAAAACTTCGAATAGAAAAAACTGTCATACGAAGGATTCCGACCGAAGCCTTTTACTACCTGGTAGATCTCAAGTACCTGTGGGTAACTTACAACTGTGTAGCCAACATCGATATCAGCAGTTTCTACAACTTGAAACAGCTGCATGAGCTACGGCTGGATGGTAATCTGCTCTCGACTTTCCCCTGGGAATCTCTGGCAGAGATGCCCAACCTGCGGACTCTTGACTTACACAACAACAAAGTGACCAGCATCCCTGCTGATGCTGGCAGGTACCTGAGGAACCTCACCTACCTGGACATATCCAGCAACAGGCTAACCACCTTGCCGTCAGACCTGATGGACATTTGGCCCCCCTTCTCAGAAGCTGTCTCCCCCAAGAGCACGGATGTTCTGTCGACCCAGAGGGTCATTTTGG gTTTGCAGGACAACCCATGGTTTTGTGACTGTCGCATTTCAAAGCTAATTGAATTTTCCAAAATTGTGGACACCTCAATTGTCCTTCTTGATCCACTGGTTTCATGTAGCGGACCTGAGAACCTGGCAGGGATCTTGTTCCAGAGAGCAGAGTTAGAGCAGTGTCTTAAACCATCCGTGATGACATCAGCAACAAAAATCACCTCCCCGCTGGGAAGCAATGTTCTGCTACGCTGTGATGCAACTGGGTACCCAACACCGCAGCTTACATGGACTAGGTCAGACAATATACCAGTGAACTATACAG TAATTCAAGAAACACCTGGAGAGGGTGTCAGATGGTCCATAATAAGCTTGACAGGGATTTCATACAAGGATGCAGGGGAATACAGATGTAAGGCGAAGAACTTGGCAGGAATGTCAGAAGCTGCCGTTACTGTCACAGTGGTTGGTGTAGTTACCACAACTGCGTCGCCACAGAAGTATGGAaggaagcaggaggcagagagaCAGAATGCCACAGTGGGGGAATCCAAGAAGGGACCTGAGAGAACCACCACACTTCTTCTCACTGTGTCAACCACCACAGTACCGGTTACCACTGAAAGATTAACGAATGCCAGGGTTACTGACAAGAAGCAATCCAGGCCTATGgctgatggaaagaaaatttcaaaggCAGTGACAAATGGAAGCAAAAAGCAGGCTGGGGAGATGAGCAAGAAAGGTGAGGAGACAAAGCAGACTgaggaagcaagagaaaaaggtGAAGAGACTTCACTGAAGGCAGCAGCTATGGCTGAGCAAAACGTTACTGTGAAGAACCTAAGAGTGATCAGTGAAACAGACGAAAGAGTGACCCTAACTTGGAGAACTGTCAATGCCTCAAGCAACTCTGCAGTGACTGTGTTATATTCAAAGTATGGAGATAAAGACATGTTGCCTCTGAGCACAGATCctagtaaaaacaaaatcacaattGAAGGTTTGCAACCTAGTACTCAGTATATGGCATGTGTCTCACCCAAAGGAGTGCCACCTACAAAAGAGCAGTGCATTATTTTCACTACTGATAGGTTAAATGATGAAAGCACATATCAGTTTCCTATTTTGATATTGGCCAGCAGTGCAGCATGCGTGGTTGTTTTACCTTTGATAATTTTCTTACTctacaaagttttaaaactcCATGTGAAACCCAAAACTGCTAAAGAAGCTGACCTTGCAAAAGAGACCTATGTAAAGTTTGAAACACTCTCTCTCAAGCCTCGAGCAGTGAATGCAGGAGGAGAGCTCTGGGCACGAAGGTATACAGATGAATCAGAAAGACTTCTCCTCTGTTCTAGGTCAAGCATGGATTCTCAAATGACTTTCAAAAGTGAAGGCTCTAGATCTGAGTACCTCTGTTGA